The genomic interval TAGAGAGAAGAAAATATAATTGAAGCTTCCTCCAAAATATTTTTCACTTATTAAGTATTCGTTTGTCACTTTATAAGATCCAATTGAATCGTTTACATTTACACTATATTCACATGGTTTCTGTTTTTGGGCAAATGCGGTAAAGGTTAATAAAAAAAATGTTAGCGTAATTAGTTGTTTCATTGTTTAGATTATTTTGGTGCAAATTAAAACTATTTTGTTATCTTTTACATCTGTTGTAAAAAAACAATACAAATTCCCACCATTTTTTATTTTCCATTTTTTTCTGATGTTTTCTACAGTTTCAGGAAAATTACGAGTTGTAATATTAGCTTGCTGATTGGCAAGTTCGTTTTTCATCTCATTTTTATTGTACGAAATGACTTTTTGAACCTCAAATCTTCTTCCTGGAAAATCAATTAATTCTTTAGAAGTGTACAAATGCGAATGTTTGTGAAGTTTATCGATTTTGAAATTCGAACTCACTTCATCAAAACCTCCCGATTTCATAATTGCAGAATTCGGTTCGTAAAGATATTTCTCAGGCAAATCATAAGTTGAAAATAAATCTTCACCTAAAACAAATTCAAAAGTTTCTGTTTTTTCTTTTAAAATATTGACTGTTTTTATAGTTATTTCGCCAGAATAATTTTTATGAATTTCAAAAAGCAATTCCTTTACTTCGTTTTCAAGCGCAACAATATGAATGTTTTTTACGTTTTTTAATTCTGATAATCCAGCCGAAATATCTAATAAAGGTGCGGTTTTAATTAGAACTGAATCTGCTTTTTCAAAATAAAAATCTAAAAGTTCAGGAACGTTTGGCAAACAATCTTTCAGCATAAAGACTTTGCCTTTTGCATCATTTCTTCTTGACGGATCAATATAAATCCAATCAAACTTCTGATTTATTTCTTCTAATAAATGAATAGAATCACCTGAAAAAAAAGTGCAATTTTCAACTTCTAATTGTTTGAAATTATGTGCCACAATCGAAGACAATTCTTCGTTTATTTCGCAATGTGTGACCGATTTGAATTTCTTTGAAAAATAATAATCATCAACACCAAAACCTCCAGTAAGATCAATTAAAGTTTTCCCAGAAATTAAATCTGCTTTATAAACGGCTGTTTTTTCTGATGAAGTTTGTTCTACCGAAATTTTACTTGGATAAATGATGTTCTCTGTAGAAAACCAAGTCGAAAGTTTGTCTTTTGCTTTAGAACGTGCTTCAATTTGATTTAAAATTAAAATCCAATCGACT from Flavobacterium sp. YJ01 carries:
- a CDS encoding class I SAM-dependent methyltransferase; translation: MNTSILHPDIQEFIIRNTGADITKMALQKNPFPEVDWILILNQIEARSKAKDKLSTWFSTENIIYPSKISVEQTSSEKTAVYKADLISGKTLIDLTGGFGVDDYYFSKKFKSVTHCEINEELSSIVAHNFKQLEVENCTFFSGDSIHLLEEINQKFDWIYIDPSRRNDAKGKVFMLKDCLPNVPELLDFYFEKADSVLIKTAPLLDISAGLSELKNVKNIHIVALENEVKELLFEIHKNYSGEITIKTVNILKEKTETFEFVLGEDLFSTYDLPEKYLYEPNSAIMKSGGFDEVSSNFKIDKLHKHSHLYTSKELIDFPGRRFEVQKVISYNKNEMKNELANQQANITTRNFPETVENIRKKWKIKNGGNLYCFFTTDVKDNKIVLICTKII